TGGTGTTCAGGTAGCCGTGCTCGACGAACAGCCGCCGGGCCGCCTCCTTCAGGGCCGCCTCGGTCTCGGCCGCCCGCTCCTTGCGCACTCCCACCTGGTCCACTCCCTGTCCTCTTGACGCCACGCTCCGGGCCTCAGCATACTGAGCCCGGTTTCACCGAATAGAGATTCACCGAATCATGATTCAGGAGGTTGTCATGCGGATCACCGTCATCGGCGGCGGCGTGGCCGGAGCGGCGAGCGCCATCGCGCTGCGCCGGACCGGCGCCGAGGTCACCGTGCACGAGGCGTACCCGGACCCGGCCGGGCCGGTGGGCTCCTTCCTCAGCCTGGCCTCCAACGGACTGCGCGCACTGGACGTGCTCGGCTGCCTGCCCGAGGTGCAGCGGCGCGGCTTCGAGGTGGCCGAGCAGCGGATGTGGTCCGCCTCCGGGCGCCTGCTCGGCGCGATGCCGCGCGGCCGGCTCGCCGGGGACGCCCTGCGCAGCGTCACCCTGATGCGGGGTCAGCTGGTCGAGGCGCTGCGCACCGAGGCCGAACGGGCCGGCGTCACGGTCCGCACCGGGCAGCGCCTGACCGGGCTGACCGAGCACGAGGGCGGCGTACGGGCGGAGTTCGCCGACGGCTCCGCCACCGAGGCCGACCTGCTGGTCGGCGCGGACGGTCTCCGCTCGGCCACCCGTACGCTGCTCGACCCGGCCGCGCCGAACCCGGCGTACGCGGGGCTGTACAGCGTCTCGGGCCGGTCCGAGGGAGTGCCGGGTGACCCGTCCTGCTTCAACATGACCTTCGGCCGCAACGGCGCCTTCGTCCACCTCCCGACCCCCGACGGCTCCACCTGGTGGTCGGCCCAGGTCGCCACCCCCGAGCCGCCGGACCTGGCCGCCGTCCCGCTCGCCGACTGGCCCGCCCGGCTGGCCGGGGTGTACCGGCACGAGGAACTGCCGCTCGCCCTGCTCCGGGCGACCACCGAGGTGCACCGCCCGACCCTGATGCACACGCTGCCCGCCGTACCGGCCTGGCACGGCGGCCGGGTGGTCCTGGTCGGCGACGCCGCCCATCCGGTCGGCGCGGGACAGGGCGCCTCGATGGCGCTGGAGGACGCGGTGGTGCTGGCCCAGGTGCTGGGCCGGGGCGGCTCGCTCGCCGAGTACGAGCGGCTCCGCCGGGCCCGGATCGGCCGGATGCTCAAGGCGGCCGCCGCCAACCGGGACGCCAAGACCGCGGGCCCGGTCGGCCGCCGGGTCAACGACCTGGTGATGCCGCTGGTGTTCCGACACCTCTACACCCGGTCCACCGACTGGCTCTACACCCACGAACTCGGCGCCCTGGCCTGACCGTTCGGTACTCCACGGCTCAGCCCCGGCGCAGCGCCAGCGCCAGACCGACCGTGCCGACGATCCGGGCCCGCTGGTCCGGCAGGTCCAGGGCCAGCACCCGGAACAGCCAGCCGAACCGGCCGGCCAGCGGCACCGTCCGGGCGTCCCGCAGCAGCTCGTGCGAGCGGACGCCCCAGGGCATCGGCGGCACCTTGTACCCCCGCCGGTCGGCCCGGCCCGCCTTGGTCATGGTGGAGAACCAGCGCGGTACGACGTCGAACAGCAGCGTCCCGCCGGGGAAGCGTTCGGCGCAGCGGGTGAACAGCTCGCGCACCTCGGCGGGCTCCAGGTACATCAGCAGGCCCTGCGCGACGATCAGCACACCGAGCGCCGGGTCCACCTCGCCGAACCAGGCCGGGTCGGTCGCCGAGCAGGCCAGCAGGCGCTGCCTCGGTTCGGGGGGCAGCAGCCGTTCGCGCAGCTCGACGGCC
This genomic interval from Kitasatospora gansuensis contains the following:
- a CDS encoding FAD-dependent monooxygenase, coding for MRITVIGGGVAGAASAIALRRTGAEVTVHEAYPDPAGPVGSFLSLASNGLRALDVLGCLPEVQRRGFEVAEQRMWSASGRLLGAMPRGRLAGDALRSVTLMRGQLVEALRTEAERAGVTVRTGQRLTGLTEHEGGVRAEFADGSATEADLLVGADGLRSATRTLLDPAAPNPAYAGLYSVSGRSEGVPGDPSCFNMTFGRNGAFVHLPTPDGSTWWSAQVATPEPPDLAAVPLADWPARLAGVYRHEELPLALLRATTEVHRPTLMHTLPAVPAWHGGRVVLVGDAAHPVGAGQGASMALEDAVVLAQVLGRGGSLAEYERLRRARIGRMLKAAAANRDAKTAGPVGRRVNDLVMPLVFRHLYTRSTDWLYTHELGALA
- a CDS encoding class I SAM-dependent methyltransferase, giving the protein MEELSAIPETALWTLYHRAVEARRPGTPYPDPKAVELVERLDYPFAERFGSGKGFASRLQGARCGLFDQEVADFLRRCPRGTVVCLGDGLETQYWRVDNGRAQWLTVDLPEAVELRERLLPPEPRQRLLACSATDPAWFGEVDPALGVLIVAQGLLMYLEPAEVRELFTRCAERFPGGTLLFDVVPRWFSTMTKAGRADRRGYKVPPMPWGVRSHELLRDARTVPLAGRFGWLFRVLALDLPDQRARIVGTVGLALALRRG